The segment tttctctcttctcccatttgagaattcttaaggaattctatttgtttgtaatattttggagatagtaaagttatcatccggtgttagtgccggggcgtaggtataatttatcgaacctcgttaaaactcttgtgttctttcttgtcctatttttctttcaatatttgaggtataatagtagtatttaattgtgctattaaattactataaaagggatattcgactaaggaaagacttggtatttaagagatccttgtgatccacctctttcttgggaattgaactttgtgtgatttttagtacaataatttacacgctccaaccctattgaaacaacaagtggtatcgagtagaaggttaatcgtagtatgctctgtggttgcgcttaaaccgatcttccacatcgtaaaagatttccttaggtatattgaaagattatggagaaaagcggtcggtgtaggagcttcaacatcgtccatgtggacaagaccgacaattgcaaatgcaagattggcgtggagatctttgatggcacgggccattttggtatgtggcaaagtgaggttctagatgcccttttcagcaggtctagacattgccattgatgaagagaaaccagatgatgtactgggagaaagattggaaggcgatcaatcggttggcatgtggcacaattcgatcatgcctttctcgagagcagaggtatgcttttcaaaggagacttcgcaaataagttgtgggtggcacttgaagaaaattttttgaagaaaaacagtcaaaataagctccacttgaagaaaagactgtttcgcttcacttacgtcccaagtaccacaatgaatgatcacatcaccaaatttaatcggTTAGTCACCGATTTttgaatatggatgagacattcaaagatgaagatttggctttgatttGTTGGGGTCACTttcgaggagtttgagttcctagaaactactctacttcatggcagagtgatatatctcgagcgaagtcatgcggccttatacagttatgaacagagaaagaaggacaaacagaaaaactcaatcagagatacagaagctttagtagtccgaggtcgttcatacactcggaagaaaactcaaaagggagatcaaagtcaaagtccggactggaaagatgaatgtgccttttgtcatgagaaaggccactagaagaaaaattgtccaaagtgaagaataagggaaaagtctgtagatgcttgtgttgcaaagcatgataccGTGACTCAATTATcatggttgcatcatcatcgctgctccattcggatgagtggatattggattcgggttgtacctatcatatgtcccctaaccggagtggttctcgatttagtagaactaaatggaggagttgtttatatgggcaatgacaatgctcAGTAAAAGCTGtagggataggttcaatccaattaaagaatcaagatggatcaaccgaGTTCTAAGCGATGTTGATGCGTGCCGGTTTGaagaaaatctcatctcattgggagccttggaatccaatggttcatcgttactatgagagatggggttttgaaagtgacatctggcgacttgtgatattgaagggcatcgggaaaaataacttgtattactaccaaggtagtacagttattggagcgaTCATGCAGCCTTCCAAgaacaaagaattggactcaatgcgttgtggcatatgaagttgggacatgccgtGAAAATTCCTTGCAAATTcggcaaagcaaggattgttgaaaggtgcaaaggcttgcaaattaaaattttgcgagcattgtgttcgggaaagcaaaagagagtgaaatttaagatcgctatccataatacaaaaggtattttggaatatgttcactcagatgtgtgggggccttccaaaacagtttcgttgggaggaaaacactactttgttacttttgttgatgacttttccagaagagtttgggtgtataccatgagaactaaggatgaagtgcttagagtttttcttaaatggaaaactatgatcgaaaaccagactggcaagaaaatcaagcggcttagaaCGGACAATGgaagcgaaaaatcaagtctatcattcaagaaccaagcatatcgacgtaagatatcactttgtgcgggaagtctttgaaaaaggaaaaattctacttcagaagattccgacagcagataatcccgcagatatgatgaccaaggtggtaacaacaatcaagtttaatcattgtttgaacttgattaacatcctgagaatttgagcaccttcaggtgtatggcgctcgagagcgcatttggagacactacaaaagatagctttatcgaatttggggagttgaaggaagtgtgtgaagatgtgattatcctaatcaaatcttcaaggtggagattgttaacattatgattaatggtagacaattttaatggcaaacaatccaaagtggtgcaagtttagcaccctaaagttgactttgaaaaagtggcatgggataatttttttttggtccttgagataatgggctatttattgtttggtccttgaacctcaactataaataggccttctcatttctcatttcaattcatcccaaccaatctttctctcttagttttctctcttctcccatttgagaattcttaaggaattctatttgtttgtaatattttggagatagtaaagttatcatctggtgttagtgcccgaggacgtaggtataatttaccgaacctcgttaaaactcttgtgttctttcttgtcctatttttctttcaatatttgagggtataatagtagtatttaattgtgctattaaattactataaaagggatattctgactaaggaaagacttagtatttaagagatccttgtgatccacctctcttccctgggaattgaactttgtgtgattttttagtataataatttacacgcttccgaccctattgaaacaacaCTTTCGGTattcatatatttaatttttgttcTTTCTAATTTCTTAGTTTTTATTTGTGTTTTTTTCAATATATTCTTTGGTATTTTAGCTAAAAAATATTGCACTTTTCTAGAGTGTATACATTAAATTTTgacatttattttttataaaattttaactaaatatttactttttatattttgttttgaattttataattttctaacatttaatttatttaaaataatttttctattttctagaatttttctatatttatgtttttagaatttatatataaatattaaggagAATGTCATATCTCACTTTTAATTAGCTTAAAATATCACGTGGTGCATTCTAATTGGATCACATGTTAGCTGTTTTTTTAATACCATTAACATTAGTGGACTAAACCAATTAATGAAATGTCATTTTAGGTACCAATTCAAGCAAAAGAAATTTATATACCAAAGTGAAAAaagttacatatatatatatatattggtatatatatatatatattggtaacAAGGAAGGgagttaaaaaaaaattaccaatAGCTAACAGGTTCAAACACCCAAACATCCTATTCTGACAAGATGATTGACTAAGGAGGGGGCATTATGAAATATAGGAATACCAACCGACGCTTCCTTCATCGTACCAGCCAACGAATGTGCGACGGAATTTATCTCTTGTTGGATCTATTTAAAGACAACATTCCAATCATAACTTAATAACTCTCGAATTCTGATAATCAAATCTCTTTAAATACCCTCTTTCAAGTCACTAATGATctctttaaaaataaaagtataatctATTTCTACAAagatatcaaaattatatattttaagagATGAATAATACTTTAAACTATTTTAGGAATGCTTTAAGCTTTTTTCACttctattattttaaatattttaattaattatataaatatatgtttaaaaattaatttcaaacttctaagttttttttaatatatCGTAGAAATGATATCATtagttttcttatataattatagATTAGTATTTGCTGTATATTCTTCTAATTTCACAAAtgagtttaaaaatttattatatgtgttatttttaatttatatttatgtttttaatactTTACTATATCTTATGAAAATACTTATCATTATTCTAATTTTActtgtaaaatttaaaaactcTATTAATAGTGCATCAAATATTTTTCCAATAAATATAATCATTAATTGATTTAAATGCTTCatttgtttttgtaaactcataaatttaaattttaaatagttgAGATTTCATGAAGTGTCATATTAgaaatattttataacttttaaatttgatttaaaatgatGTATGTATTAcatttaattttttagaatttacatataaatattaataaaaatatcataTCTCACTTTTTAATTAGTTTGAAATAAGAAATAACAGATTCGAACACTTGACATGTTATCCACCCTGACAAGATGATTGACCAAAGAGGGGACACTATGAAATATCTGAGTACCAACCGATACTTCCTTCATTATACCAGCCAACGAGTATACGACGGAATTTGCCTCTCGTAGGATTTGCTTAAAGATAACATTCCAATCACAACTTATTAGCTCTCCAACTATAAAATTCAAATCTCATTGAATACCCCCTTTCAAGTCGCCAATAATCTCTTTAAAAATAAAAGCACACAAAGATATgaaaaattatacattttaagAGATAAATAATGCTTTAAACTATTTTAGGAATGCTTTAAGCTTCTTCTTTTTACttctattattttaaatattttaattaattatctaaatatatgtttaaaacTAATTTCAACTTCAAagtttttttaatatttcataGAAATGATATCATTAGTTTTTATATAATTATGGATTAGCATTTAGTACATTgacaatatatatttttaattctacaaataaatttaaaattttattatatgtcttattttttatttatatttatatttttaatattttattatatcttaTAAAAAACTTGTCATCATCCTAATCTTATTTATAAAGTTTAAAACCGTTATTAACAATGCTACAAATATTTTCCCCATAATTATATCATTAATTGATTTAAATGCTTCgtatgtttttgtaaatttataaatttaaattttaaagaattgAGATTTGATGAAGTGTTATGTTTGGaaatattttatagtttttaaatttgatttaaaatgatCTATGTATTACATTTCAAACTTGTGAAAATCTATTATCGCATTAGCATATGATGAAATAGGGAAAGCTACATACACTAACAGAGGAGATGATTTCTTCCTCGCATTTTTACACTAATTAACAAAGCTACGTATACTTCAaactataataacaataataataatattttagtgCAAAAGCATAGAAATTATATTCAATGGGGAAAAACAATGGGGGATCCCTTTCCCTTGGCATGGTCATCTGCTTCTAATTCATCCTCCATGCCATCCCCTTCATCCCATTCTACTTTGTTCTCGTTCTCAGTTGATCCAAAAGCCCAAATACATAGCAAGTAATAGAAGACATTAACCACGCTAAGAGCTGTAAGAAGCCAATAATAATAGTCATAATGACCCTTATTAAGGCTGTTTGACACCCAGCTCACTCTTCCATGTGTTTTGGTCACCTTATTCAATATACTAACAATTAGACTCCCAATCAAGTTCCCCACTGCCATGCCAAGGGTAAAAAGAGCCACTCCAATGCTGGCCATGCTCTTAGGGAACTGCGAGTAGTAGAACTCTATCTGCCCAATTGCGTTGAGTCCCTCGGCTAAACCAATCAGGCAGTGCTGTGGCACCAACCACATGGCACTCATGTGCACCACCCCATAGGGATTATCAGCCAATCCTTGTCTTATTGCCGCAGCTCGTCGCTTGCTCTCCACCAACCCTGCCACCGCGGTTGCCACGCAGGATATTAGTAAGCCGAACCCCATTCGTTCTTTTAGGCTGAGTCCTTGTGACCGTTTAGTGAACTTGGATAGCAAGGGAACTATGATTCGATCATAGGCAGCGACCCATATCGTCAACGTGATCATTGCAAACACACCGAAAGAACCCGCGGGGACTTTTAATCCTCCAGGAATTAAGTGCCTGTCCATGGAATTAGCTTGGAGCACCGGGAATGACTGTTGGCTTATGGTTACGGCGATGATGATCCCACTAGACCAAATGGGAAGCACTTTGATCAATGCTTTCAACTCTTCCACTTGTTTGACGGTACATAGATTCCATGGATTTAAAGCCCTCCCATCCATGTCTATGTCCTCGGGGCTTCTAATCATACATGCTTTGTTAAGAAACCTGACATGAAATTTGACGTAATCAACTATCTGGTACAGTGTtcacaatatatgtatatgtgtgcgcGTGTGAATGTATGCTTATGGTACCTCAATTTTTCTGTGGGTGTAATAAGCTTGGAGCCTTTGTGAAAGTGCCATATGGCTCCACCAGATTCCATTGGTGGCAAAACCAAGTCTCTATTGTTCCAAGCGGCTTCCGTGACTTGGGCAAAGCTTGTAAACAAACTCCTATTCGGCATCAACTTGATGTAAAGTGGTGAACCCAATAGGAACATGACTGTGGAGATGAACATGAGCCCCACAGGAACTCCGAAGCCCACAACCCACCCGGCTTTATCTTGAATATAGACAATAACAGTTATTGAAATCATGATCGCAAGTCCGACCGAAGCGTAATACCAGTTGAAGAAGCTCTGCATGACCCTCTTGTTCTTGGGATTGCTAGGATCATAGAGCTGATCAGCACCAAAGGCCAAGGAACACGGCCTAATGCCACCAGCTCCGATCGACATGAGAACAAATGACCCGAACAGATACGCCAACTGCGCTGAGTTCGCTTTCACACAACTTCCTGTCATGGGACTGTCGCAATGAGGAGGCCGTGCTTGTGGAAAGACTGCAGTTAACCATAATAAGCTCATTCCCTGCCCACAGCAATCATACATAATACGTTAATAAACCCGTCCTTTGTTCCCTTACGgatttataagaaaatatttcgCTTACAATAAGGCTGGTGACCGTCCCGAGTGCAATAACAAGAAAGCGGCCAAGGAAAGAATCGGAGAGAAAAGCCCCAAGGATTGGCATGAAATTGGAAATTGCAGACCAGATGAAGAGAACGTTAGCTCCTGTAGCAATGGACATGTGATATTCATTCGTTAAGTACAAAATCATATTTGGTAAAAGACCAAAGCTTGCAACTTTCTCAAACGTCTCATTTGCTGCACAAAAACAATCACGATTTAATCAGCATACAATACCCAAATCCCTTTACATCTTAAAAAAACCAAGAAACAAATCAATTCAAGCCTTACATATAACAAAAGGCATGGTCTTAAGACCACCCAGTTTCCTGGTGACATGCTTCTCTTCGTCACCACTTTTCGTTTGATCAGGGTTCTCCATTGATGCCATCCCCTGCTGGTGCTGCTGGAAATGCAAAAGCCAGAGAATGAACTTGCATGTGTCTTGTAGGCATCAAATATAATCATCTTGGCTACCTAAGTTTCGTCTTATGCTATTAGGTATCAAGCGGCTCTGCCGTCTCTAGTAATTATTAAACTAAACCAAGTATATTCAATATTATATTCCTATAAACTTCGTTGAAAATAAGTAGCTCGTTTTGTATTGAATTATTGGATGAAGTTCATGAGACGAAACAAAAGCTTTGTAATGAAATTGTAATAAATACGATATGTTATGTTTGTTGTAGCCAAGATGTTGATGCACTTTTTGTGTGTGCACAACTAATTTTTGCCAAGCACGTCATGAACGAATAGATTACCTGTAAAAATGATCTCGTAAATCTAAATATGAAAATGCTTTAGGATATGATTCATGTATATTATGTAGATTTACCATTACCTCAATCAATTAATAGATTCCAGAATTAACATATTATTTCCTTTAATATCTACCATCTACAAAATCTGTATTgatgatacatttaaaatcttaCTGCGATCCTAAAGTTAAATAGTATACATAAATGGTTTTTTCTCatttaatatttcatattttttcctTCCTATTTTATATTATACTGAATATTGTCATTAACTGCTCTCCATTGTTTCCtaaacatttatctttttagatTTACCTGCCAAATATATCtatcttaataattaataattacctTAAAAATACGTAACACTTACTAATAATTTCTTCAATTCCTATTTACTAATAATTACATCCTTTATTTGAAGGATTTATTATAATTTCGGTAAATTACATTTTTAGTCCTTGCCTTTTTGTTTTTTAAGGTATTTACTGCTtttgtttaaaattattatatgcaAAATATAAAGttagattttaaataaattatctatATATTAAgattttgtttaattgaattaaCTTTTAATGTTATGATATGAATATTAAATTGTTAAGTTtaaaatatcgttttgaaaaaaacatattaataacattaatcgaattaattttatatttttaaatataataagagTTAATTACATTTATTGATTAAAGTAGAGCAAAGATAAttacaaaaaattaaatattaacaattttaatattaaaactataaaataaactctgagatattattaataatattatttaaattattaataattaagaGTCATCCTTCAGATAGTTGATCATACATGGGCGTATGACCACCCATCAAGGGGACATGAATGTCTTCACTCCTAATGGGGATTGAACCCGTGACTTATGGCTTATAGGTCATCACTTAAGAAAAGTGGTACCTTATGTGTAAATGACCTATGTATCTTAAGATTGAGTCCTTTGGTGTGCAGGTTAATGATTTTCATGATTAATGTTATGCCCTATGCTAACATCACTCCCACGAACTTCGTAGGTGATATCACCACCAAATGAGACACTCTCGATTCTATGAACTATGCATCTTTAGGTAGCCTCTTGAGGCACATTGGCTCTTAGTAGAGTACGAGAGGACAAAACCCTCACCAAAGGACAATACTTAACATTGTTGGGAGTCCGGCTGATTACATAATTGATATTACACACAATGTTAACACCTCTCCTGTAAGCTTTGCAGGTCATATCTCCATGATCTCCACCAAATTGAGGCGCTCCCGGCTCTGTAAACTAGACCTCTTCAGGCAACCTCTTAAGGTTCACTGATTCTTGATAGAGTACGAGGGACAAAACTCTTACCGGGGGACAATATCTTACCATTGTCAGGGGTTCAACTGGCTGCCTAATGAGCAACACTTTGAAGACTTCTCTTGAAGGACTCGAGCCCCTCAACAATTAGCATTCAACATTTTGGAAGTTTCATTCAATTAGTAAcaaaaatatcataaaataagttccaacttattattatttatattcaaaatttaattgtgattttgtttttatattat is part of the Gossypium arboreum isolate Shixiya-1 chromosome 5, ASM2569848v2, whole genome shotgun sequence genome and harbors:
- the LOC108478042 gene encoding protein NRT1/ PTR FAMILY 1.1-like, with the translated sequence MASMENPDQTKSGDEEKHVTRKLGGLKTMPFVISNETFEKVASFGLLPNMILYLTNEYHMSIATGANVLFIWSAISNFMPILGAFLSDSFLGRFLVIALGTVTSLIGMSLLWLTAVFPQARPPHCDSPMTGSCVKANSAQLAYLFGSFVLMSIGAGGIRPCSLAFGADQLYDPSNPKNKRVMQSFFNWYYASVGLAIMISITVIVYIQDKAGWVVGFGVPVGLMFISTVMFLLGSPLYIKLMPNRSLFTSFAQVTEAAWNNRDLVLPPMESGGAIWHFHKGSKLITPTEKLRFLNKACMIRSPEDIDMDGRALNPWNLCTVKQVEELKALIKVLPIWSSGIIIAVTISQQSFPVLQANSMDRHLIPGGLKVPAGSFGVFAMITLTIWVAAYDRIIVPLLSKFTKRSQGLSLKERMGFGLLISCVATAVAGLVESKRRAAAIRQGLADNPYGVVHMSAMWLVPQHCLIGLAEGLNAIGQIEFYYSQFPKSMASIGVALFTLGMAVGNLIGSLIVSILNKVTKTHGRVSWVSNSLNKGHYDYYYWLLTALSVVNVFYYLLCIWAFGSTENENKVEWDEGDGMEDELEADDHAKGKGSPIVFPH